The following is a genomic window from Elaeis guineensis isolate ETL-2024a chromosome 10, EG11, whole genome shotgun sequence.
ATGGCAAACCTCAAATATAGGAGACTGGATGTTcctaaatgagaaaaaaatgcaTGATCTGGTAGGATGTAAAGAATCTTCTAAACTAAACCTAAGAATGATGTAAAATATGTTTGCTACAAATGTGGCTTCTGATTAAATCATAGCAACAGCAGGGAAGAAATAGACCCTAGGAAATAAACGAGAGATGCAGATCTGATTTGGGAAGAAATAGGAGACATGAAGAAAGGATAACTATCGGACTTGCTTTGGAGGAGCTCTCGCACCTTGATTATGTGAtgcaggaagaagatgaaggaaacAGCAGTCTCTTTATTATTTCACTGTGCAACCATCATAATAAAATACCCTAGGGTTGGGCAGTATTTATAAGATTAAATAACACTTTTGTAGAAGGACCCCTTCTAACAAATATGATTACAATAAAGTCCTTAAAAATTTTAATGCAAGTCCCTCAAACCTAGAATTCATAAATagcttaatctaaaataaaacaaaaataaacaaAGCGAAACACTAGATGAAATTTAATGCCAAACATTATCTAaaatctaatgatcttccatccatAAGCGCACATTCCTTCATTGACACCATAGGTAGGTCTCAAAACCTTGTTGaattccattaatgatagagttgtTACTTCCAAAGTCATGGGATCATGGTTAAGTTGGGCTGGGTCGGGCTGGACCAGCTTGAGTTGGGTTGTCCAATGTTTGACTTTGATCTTACTAGTCCACTGGTTTGGTTATGCTGGCTTGTGCAAGAAAACAAACCTATATCCAACTTGTTATCTAGGTCATGTTCTGGATGTAAACTTGACTCTTGAGCCTAAAAGATCGCGACTGATTGGAGCTAACCATGTTGGCACTGGGTTGGGCCACTAGTTAGCCCGACCTTTTGCTACCTTAGGGGCATCATATGAGAATGGTGGAAAGTGAACCTTTGATTGCGGTGGCAAACAACTGCTGGCTTTATATCTTCGTCCTTTTGGTCTCACCTCCTCTGCCACCTCTCTTTGTACATTTGCCTAGTGGTTTTGCTCTTGTTGGTCTCCTGTGCGCCCCCTTTTTCCTCCGCTCTTCTCCTCATCTGTTTTCCAGCTTCTCTTTTTCTTGTGTTGTTTCTCCCTCTAGCCACTACCTACttgtttcttcctcttccttATCTGCTTCTTGCCTCCAATTACTTGTGTGTTAGGTAGTCCTTTTACTGTGTTgccctttttaaaattattattgcacCTCTTCTCTCCTCCGGACTCCTTACCTCCCCTTTATTCTCCACCCCTTCACTAGTGGGTGTTCTGTCTCATATATGCTCTTCGTTGTCTTCTTATCTTTCTCCACCATTATATGCTGCcaatcatgcaattcaatccgcTCCCATCTCATTGTCCATGGTTGACTCTCCTTCTCCTTGGACGGTTTGCACACAATTGGTGATGGCTACCATGTACATTATCCTTGTCCTAAATCCAGTTCTCTCTCCATTTTGATATGGCTATGTTTGTGCTAATTTGAAAATCTAATATAGGTGAGTCTGGGTGTGCCCTTGATAGGTCAGGCTGACTGGGGCTGACCCATCAGCAATTGTGCTGCCATTGTTGtttagttggaagagtttaaaTTGTGGGTTTGCCAATATATGCATCTAGGTTCCACAAGCAGGAAGAGCATGGGAGTTGAATTGGCTTTTCCACATTGGGGTTTCTAAAGCTTGTGTAATGCAAGGTTCCACATGCCATTGCTGCTTTGCAGTTCAACCTCTTACTACTGATTTAATCTCAACTGGTGTTGGGTGTGAACAAAATTCATTGTTgaagtgctctctggattttaTATCGTAATGCTGAATCAAAAAAATCCTGGGAATCTGGAACTTGGTTTCACCATATCCTCAATTTGGAAATGGATTGTGACGTTGTCCTCCTCCTGGAAACTTTTGGCAACACTTATATGTTCTTAAATGCATCCTGTTTCTCATATATATTTTAACTAGGTCATATTTATGGCTTGTATAGCCTCTATGCTTTGGCCTTTATGCTTTTCTCATTGTGTCACACATGTTTGACATCCTTGATGGTGTTGCTACAGTGAGACCTCTCTTTTCCAGTAATAATGTTTGAATAGATAATTGTGTTGTGAAGGAGAGGTGTACatttagggtgcatttggttacattttttgatttttgatttttaaaaagtactttttttttttttgatttttgctattgagtaaaagcaaaaaggtaaaaagtatgtttgataactacgttgctataaagtaAAAAGCAACGTTTGGGGATGGcagatgaagagctcgacgagggaaaAAGATtcagaaagggagggagaagggggtAGGGAGGTGAAGAGCTTGACGAGGAAGAAAGATtcgggctctttactttttggtttggcattttagatgtgcggaagcaaaaaaagaagaaaagcaagttttggaaagcaaaaaatttttgttttgcatataaagcaattattttgatttttgctttttgcttttcatggtgttaccaaacattgctttttgatttttgctttttagtcaaaaagcaaaaaaaatacttttttaatggctaaccaaacgcacccttaaAGAAAAAGACTCTGCAATTGTATAGTTATAGTTGTAAATGCCATTGTGATTTTTCCCTACATAGTTAGCAAACAACTCTTGCCCTAGATCTACTAATGATCATGGTTGTCAATACTGGATCATATTGGTACATATCAGGTGTGCTGACTCATATTAGTGGTAAATCGATACTCAGCATGCTCCTCCATATTGAGTGTTGGTGTCAAGAACTGTACCATATGGACACTTACCAGTCGTGTACCGGTGCGGGTACCTTAACCGCTATCATCAACCTTGTTGATGATGGTGTCATTGTGATATTGATGGGGAAAACTGTAGTCAAGGTAATAGATAAACTTTTGATGTTTTTCAATCATTGCATTTTATTTGATTTGAGGGATTGGCAAGACTGCTGCTCATTTTGATTGCAAGCCACATTCAGATTTACATGTGTGCATTTCTGATATCCCATTCAGGCTATGAATTCTTGAATATGCTATGTTGAAACCCATGAATCTTTGTTCTATCCTTTCTTAACTTGGTGTATGTCTTTTTCCTTTCCCGAAAAATAATTGTTGCTGTGGTTGATTGCTTCAGTTACTGCACTTTTTATTGTTATATCTTTATTGTAGAATCACAAATACAAAACTGGATATTGATCTTTGGGGCAATGGGCTTTGATTGTCGACTCAGTGATGAATATATCAACGTCAGTGGAAATTAGCTGACAAGATTTCTGTCTTCACTTGTCTCATTTAGTTACTTTAACTGACATTGTGGCTCTAATTGGTTGGTGAAGGTACTTTTTTCCTTTTATATGGgcattgatctctctctctctctctctctctctctctctctctctctctaatctaaTAATGGCAAGGTTGGTTGGCATCTCATTCATTATGCTTCAGCGCTGTTCTTTATATTAGTTATTATGCTTCGGCAttgtattttatattatgcttcaGCGAGGTTCTTTATATTAGTTATTGTGGCTCTAAATAACTAGTTCTTTATATTAGTTGTTGGTCTCACAAATGCCTAAACTTGTTAGTTTGAGTATTGAGTTCCATCATGCACCATTTTTTTTGTACTTACTGCCTTGATTCTCCTGAAGAAAGAAACACTGCACGAGTTAAATTGCATGTCACATTTCTTGTATCGGTTTTGAGTGATGCAACATGACCTCTAGGAACTTATAGCTAGGTCAGATTCTCTTTTACTCTCCTTGTTTATAGTGAAGGGACATGAAAGTCAGTGACATATTTCCCCCTATCTCCTGTGGGTCACGTATGTAAGTTTGCTTTGCTATCTGTTCTTTCCAATCTCCAGCAATTTAAACCAATGATTTCCACGTTAGTGAGTGAAATTgtcttgtaaaatcttttctggcCAACCAAATTTTTAGCCTCAGATTGGCATTTTTGCCCTGCATTGCACATATTCTAACCAGGCCTGTCGTTACTACAATGTCCACTAAACAAATCCTCCTTGTATGTGTGGAGTCCCTCGTCGTGTACCAACATTTGGGTGAACCGTATGTGATTTTGTAACAGGTACATCTCCACATTGCCTACCTTGTTTGAAGCTTCAGATGTCGACTtgggatctctctctctctctctctctctctctctcttctctctccatgATTATAGAAGAGAGGCAACAAGAGCAATCTGTGCAGGAAACCTTATCTCCTTGTTTTAGCTGCATACAAGGATATTGACACTAGTTTCATTTTGGTTTTGGCTCGACTGACTTTTCATCTagaattttcataatttttcctATTATGATTGgtagattttagaattttttagttGGGGGTATCTTCTGTGGAGAGGATCCCTTGCATTAAAAGGGCAAGGTTGCAAATGATATTTAAAACTAtttgcacccaaaaaaaaaaaaaaaaccagtgTTGTCTTCAGATGAAAATGACCTTTTTCAGAGTGCTTACCCAGACTGTATGATCTTCAGATAAAATGTTGCAAAATGTCAGTGATACAAGCTGCTGCATTAGAGTTTCAAAAGAAATTTTATGGAACTAATCTGTAAGATCTTATTAGGGCAAACTATCCTCACTTTGGTAAAAAGGACAGGTAAATGGAAGATCTGTCTTGTTAGAATCACCTGAACCAGATATTCTGTGAAGTGATAAATCTTTCATTGACTACATTGAGTAATACAGTAAGCTAGCGATTATTTAATTGATGAGAGTACTCTTTTCATTCAAGAAGAATGGCACTTGGTGATGCCCGCTGTTGATATCTGGTTATGCTTATGGCCCCCCTAGAATTCATGAAACAATGTCATGTTAAATAATATTTGCTGAACTATGTTCTCTATTTTTGTTTGCAGAACTGGGTTTCGGTGGTGGCAAGTCAAAGTCAATTTATGGAAGGGAGGGCCATACGGGTGTCACAATGGTGAAATTTGCCAACACTCCAGCTGGCTTAAAGGAGGCTGAGCGCCTGGTGGAGTACTTTGAGAGGGAAAACCATGGACGCAAAGGTTGGGCACGCGCACAAGCTTCTCGGTCTGGTGATGATGACAAGAATCCAGCACTGGTCAAGGTGGATGAGAAAACTGGTGAGAGGAAGAGGATCTTTTATGGGTACCTGGCAATTGCTTCAGATCTCGATAAACTTGATTTTGATACAAAGAAAAAGATCATGATCAAGAGCAGGAGGGAGCTTGACCTATCTGACTAGTGCTTAAGAAAGTACTTGGTGTGTTTCGCAGAATCAGATGATGAACATGAATACACGGTTTGGGTAATGTCACCTTTTCAATGGTGTGAAAACGAGGAATGCCTGTGCACTTAATTGTTTGAATTTAGTCGCTTGGGGTTGGGGGATTGAAGGGTGCAATTTCCTTTGGACCTATATGCAATTAACGAATTTTTCCTTTGTGTTTCTGCCCTTTACTTGGACTGAAATTGATCACATGGCTCTGTTGCTGCTCTACTTTAATCCTGCATCCTATTGTCACCAGAAATTAGATTCCACAGCATTGGTGAAGGTTTACCGCACGCACCAAGTTCATGCCTTCCTAGTTCATATGGGGCTTTCTGTAAAATGGTTCACCTTTCTAGTTTGCTGTTAAAGGTGCCATTGTAAGTTACTGCTATTGGATAGCCTGTGGCTTTTGGCAACATCAAAGGTTCTATATGTTTCTCTATGAAATGAATATAATCTTCATCAACTGTATTGAACATGGGAATACTGACAGAACTTGGTTTCATCCTCTTGAACTCATACCAAAAAGGTATGCTATCTAGAAAGAGCCATATATTATCTACCAATTGAGTGATATGCCCATCCTTTTTTCTGGGGACCTCATCGTCATTGTTCATCATTATGGGGGCTGCGCATGGCATATCACACGCCCATGCAGCGGCAACTTCCATCTTTTTCTGATAACTTGATAAAGGGTTTTAGTCTCTGTGGTGCGAACTGTACATTGTGCTGGTTTATTCTCTAGTTTGGGGGAATAGGGAGATCAGAAGCTGCTATCGGTTTGTTCTTTACCTCCCAGTCAACTTACTGGTCTTTCACCCCAGTCAGCACATTGGATCCTTTCCTCCCTGTCCTGAGATCCCTTGCTTTTCGAGTCCCTCTGGATGCCAACCCAGCTCCTGGTAGCTGGGCTCTTTTTTAATTTCCCCTCCACCGGCCACCAACCATGGTTTTCTTTATTCAACTTCCTGTTGGTACCATTGGCGGTTCTTCACCTTCAGCGTTTTGACAGGTGGTATGTGCACTCATTAATATCAATTCCGGTTACTAGAGGTTCAGCAAGGTTAATGAGAACACAGGCTCTCGCATAGGCAAGCTTTTTCAAATTCTATGTGTTGTTATCCAGTTATAAATGGTTTCCTGTTGCAGCGATAATCCTCCTGCAAAACTTCAATGGTTGGTCATCAAAGCGTATCCAAACTGCAGTTTAAAAAGAGGAGCCTTATCACCTTGAAGTTTCAATGTCATGAAGTTGCCCTGCTATCACCTGATACCAAACTCCAATGATGGTCATCAAAGCGTATCCAAACTTAAATGGAAAAACAGTGTCCATTAGCCATCGATCTGACACTAAACCATATCTGATTTGCATATATGTGGATGTAAGAAATTTGGATTGAGCCTTTGACCGACCATTCTTTTTACGAGAGCCAGTTACCATTCCTTCGAGCTTTAGATATCTCCTTGTAGAACTTGACAACTCGCTCGAATGTTGAATGTAAGCATGCCGCCTCATCTGCAACATATCGAGTAATCAATCTATGGATAGTGGGTTTTTTCCGTAGCTATCTCCGCTCATGAACATCCAGTAACTTGAACTGCATTATCAGTTGAGTTGCTTATTAAGCTACAACTCAAGGCAAGGCTATCTTACGTGGGTTGACTTGCTGCCAAATTAATTGCAAGATGAGTTGTAGTTGCTCAAGTTTTCTCATCCTCCTTTCCTTCCCCTCTTCTCCCTGTCTCACTCTTGAGTCTCTTCCCGCTAGTATCCTCGATAAAACTAGGTTTTTTTGATATAGACCCTACTTAATCGTTGTGGACCATCGTAACAATTAAACAACTATTGTTTACCTATATTAtgcaatttaattatttaatattattataataataactaCAATGGTTATATAATAATGATCCGATATCTATCTAAAAACATGCAATGGAAAATAGCAAACCATAATAAGTACTATTGTCCAAATCATTGTTTACTTAATGAACAACTATTTAATTTCCAGTGGTACAAATTTTTCTTGGAAAAACTTTCAATTTTTAAAAGATTTtgttttatcaagaagatagtcCAAATGACAAGTAACAACCTTTATTGCCGTTACAGTGGACCAAATCTTGTGCCATAATGGCCACTAtctttcctttttattttataaatagtgTAGAAAGGAGGTCTGAAACCACTGTAGCGTTATATTGATTGTAATTTTAGACTTTAATTGAACTACATTTGGTGGTGGGATAAGAAAAGGTCGGATCAACCATACCATTTCATGCAAACCAAATATATCCCTATTTTAAGATTGAACAAGCAAGCAACACAAAAACATTTGAGGTTATCTGTGAGAAGATAGATAATGACATACAAGGGGTACAAACATAAGTCTTAAGAAAATTCCACTTTTCATTTATCTTTTTTAGAAATCAATTGCAAACTAAAGTAGAAACTGACACATGCAAAGTAGATTAGTTGATTCTAACTCACACATCGGCTAACAAGCTGGCTAGAAGAAAAAGAcattgttataatttttttttttttttaaagaaagctCTTTTCTCCCCTTCTTTTAAGCCATGCATTTGGCTGAACATATTCACGTTAAAGATTTGTCCCAAATTATCCCCGAACCAAACAGTGCTTTACGTTACTCCGCAAAAAAGATCCAAAAACGTCGGTGGGTGGTGAGTGGTGACAGCAAGATGAAAGTGGAAACATACTTGGCTACCTCCAAATGTGCCGTCCACCCAGCCACCACCACCGCCACCACCACTCCCCACTCACCGCTAATGCTACCTCCACCACCACCAAACAATGCGGGCCCACAAGTAATCTACGCAGTGACATTTTCCCAAAACCAATACCGGCCCCACTTGTTTGCCAATCATATAATGACACGTAagcattgatatatatatatatatatatggcacgtaagcattgatatatatatatatatctgctaTCCCCTCCCTTTAACCTGCTGCCATCCACTCCCTGCTATCTGTGTGGATTTAAATGGACGGCAGAGATCATTCTATGCTAAAAAAATTTACATTTGAAAAcaaggaacaaaaaaaaaaaaaaaaaaccatttttTCTCGCAAAGAAGCTGTACAAAGATCGTGTTTACGTATAAGATTACAAAACAAAGGCAAGTCATCCAAACCgtcgttttaattttttttaaaaaaaggaaaaaaaaaaaaaacaagaaagagCGCAGGTTAGAGGCGAAGGCGCAGGATAACAACGGTCTTTAGTTCCGGCGGCggaggagggaggaagggaggttAGGCGTCGGTTCGGCGCGTCTCGGCGGCGGCGAGGCCGAGAATGAGGTCGGCGAAGGCGCCGACGATGTACTTGTGGGCGTGCTTCCGGTTGAGGGCGAGGTAGCAGAGGAGGAGCTCGTGGAGTTGGGCGGCATGGGCCCGGAGGTCCAGCCCCAGCGCCGCCACCATCTCCTCCATCGACCGCCGGAACTCCCAGTATGGGTCCGGTGAGTACGTCGGCACGGCGACCCCGGCACCGAGGACGCCGACGGCCACCGCGGCCGAGTCCACGATCGAGTTCGACGGGCCGGGGGAGGCTGGGAAGAAGCGGCGGGAGGCGATGGCAGTGGAGAGGTCGCGGTCGGAGGGGCAGGAGCCCTCGTAGGCCGCCGTGGTGCCGGCGGCGGAatcagaggaggaggagaaggaggagccCTCGGCGGCGGTGGCAGCGGAGGAGGAGAGGGTTAGCATTAGGGTTTCGGAGTCGGAGGCGGTAGCGGCGGCGGGGTCATAGAGGGAATTGAAACTTTTAAAGACCACGGAGGAAGACGAAGTAGCGGA
Proteins encoded in this region:
- the LOC105053353 gene encoding LOW QUALITY PROTEIN: transcription repressor OFP16-like (The sequence of the model RefSeq protein was modified relative to this genomic sequence to represent the inferred CDS: inserted 1 base in 1 codon) — its product is MLGKGLNHCFSRFKRPSHSTPPPITHSLNAPXASATSSSSVVFKSFNSLYDPAAATASDSETLMLTLSSSAATAAEGSSFSSSSDSAAGTTAAYEGSCPSDRDLSTAIASRRFFPASPGPSNSIVDSAAVAVGVLGAGVAVPTYSPDPYWEFRRSMEEMVAALGLDLRAHAAQLHELLLCYLALNRKHAHKYIVGAFADLILGLAAAETRRTDA